One Methylosinus sp. LW4 genomic region harbors:
- the glmU gene encoding bifunctional UDP-N-acetylglucosamine diphosphorylase/glucosamine-1-phosphate N-acetyltransferase GlmU, producing MEARPTDRRSLAVILAAGEGTRMKSRRPKVLHEVAGRSMLGHVLAAAAALDEIAVVIGAGKEDVAAEARRQRPDAQIFVQEKQLGTAHAVLAAREAFAGADDIVVLFADTPLVRAETIAALRAALAEGAAVAVLAFEAADPHGYGRILCDSEGRPGAIREEKDASAAERACRLCNAGLMAISGAKALALLDGIDAANAQKEYYLTDIVARAAAAGLGTRLVVAAEEEVLGVNDRVQLARAESVAQERLRRAAMLGGATLIAPQTVFLSYDTRIGRDVTIEPGVVIGPGVEIADGAVIHAYSHLEGALVGERATVGPYGRLRPGAKLAAQAKVGNFVEIKGAEIGEGAKVNHLTYIGDASVGAHSNIGAGVITCNYDGFFKYRTIIGENAFIGSNSALVAPVTIGDGAYVGSGSVVTKDVSADALAVARGRQMEKQGWAESFRRVQKAKKDKK from the coding sequence ATGGAAGCTCGACCGACCGACCGCCGCTCCCTCGCCGTAATTCTCGCCGCCGGCGAGGGCACGCGCATGAAATCGCGCCGGCCCAAGGTTCTCCATGAGGTCGCCGGGCGGTCCATGCTCGGCCATGTTCTGGCCGCCGCGGCCGCGCTGGACGAGATCGCCGTCGTCATCGGCGCCGGCAAGGAGGATGTCGCCGCCGAGGCCCGCCGCCAGCGGCCGGACGCGCAAATCTTCGTTCAGGAGAAGCAGCTCGGCACCGCCCATGCCGTTCTGGCGGCGCGCGAGGCCTTCGCCGGGGCGGACGATATCGTCGTGCTCTTCGCCGATACGCCGCTGGTGCGCGCCGAGACGATCGCCGCTTTGCGCGCGGCGCTGGCCGAGGGCGCCGCCGTCGCCGTGCTCGCCTTCGAGGCCGCCGATCCGCACGGCTATGGCCGCATACTCTGCGACTCCGAAGGGCGCCCCGGCGCCATTCGCGAGGAGAAGGACGCGAGCGCGGCCGAGCGCGCTTGCCGGCTCTGCAACGCCGGGCTCATGGCCATTTCCGGCGCGAAGGCGCTGGCGCTATTGGACGGGATCGACGCCGCCAATGCGCAGAAAGAATATTATCTCACCGATATCGTCGCCCGCGCCGCCGCGGCCGGGCTGGGGACGCGGCTCGTGGTCGCGGCGGAGGAGGAGGTTCTCGGCGTCAACGACCGCGTCCAGCTCGCCCGCGCCGAATCCGTCGCCCAGGAGCGGCTCCGCCGCGCGGCCATGCTGGGCGGCGCGACGCTGATCGCCCCGCAGACCGTCTTTCTCTCTTATGACACGAGGATCGGCCGCGATGTGACGATCGAGCCCGGCGTCGTCATCGGCCCCGGCGTCGAGATCGCCGATGGCGCGGTCATTCACGCCTATTCCCATCTCGAGGGGGCGCTGGTGGGCGAGCGCGCCACAGTCGGCCCCTATGGGCGGCTGCGGCCGGGCGCAAAGCTCGCGGCGCAGGCCAAGGTCGGCAATTTCGTCGAGATCAAGGGGGCCGAGATCGGCGAAGGCGCCAAGGTCAATCATCTGACCTATATCGGCGACGCTTCCGTCGGCGCGCATTCCAACATCGGCGCCGGCGTGATCACCTGCAATTACGACGGTTTCTTCAAATATCGCACCATCATCGGCGAAAACGCCTTCATCGGCTCCAATTCGGCGCTGGTCGCCCCGGTCACGATCGGCGACGGCGCCTATGTCGGCTCGGGTTCGGTCGTCACCAAGGACGTCTCGGCGGACGCCCTCGCCGTC
- a CDS encoding glucan biosynthesis protein, translating to MFVRRDLLKASLTALAGGISGGRAFAQSAPPAPPPPAPAIFGREVVIELARALAKRPFAAPAAELREPFANLSYEQYVGIKTKPGAAIWSGENRGFSVEPLHRGFIFGAPVELYVVEDRIAKRVAYDQAKFDYGGLKVGDKLPDIGFSGFRILAPQGAGAPDTELALFQGASFYRALARGQTLGVTARGLSIRTADPRGEEFPVFRSFWIEKPTLAGNALVIHALLDSQSVTGAYLFTLRPGEATIIDAEFTLFPRVAIDHLGLGGAAAASLFTPLDHRRSDDPRPFVAETNGLQMLTGKDEWLWRPVSNRDTLQISAFVDSNPKGFGFLTRDRDIETYQDDIQHWELRPSLWVEPIGDWGEGSVQLVEIPSESEVNANIVAYWRPKQPLAAGKEATFAYRQFWCWSPPARPPFAVAVSAFGGRAPSPKLRRFIVQFAGDNLGDPQRVANLRPVLTTSPGSATNIRIYPNPKAKTCRVVFDVDPAGETFCELRLVLHSGDEPISETWLYRWTV from the coding sequence ATGTTCGTACGCAGAGACCTGTTGAAAGCCTCCTTGACCGCGCTCGCCGGCGGAATCTCCGGCGGCCGCGCTTTCGCCCAATCGGCTCCGCCGGCCCCCCCGCCGCCGGCGCCCGCCATTTTCGGCCGGGAAGTGGTGATCGAGCTCGCCCGCGCGCTCGCCAAGCGCCCTTTCGCCGCCCCCGCGGCGGAGCTGCGCGAGCCTTTCGCCAATCTGAGCTACGAGCAATATGTCGGCATAAAAACCAAGCCGGGCGCGGCCATATGGAGCGGCGAGAATCGCGGCTTCTCGGTCGAGCCGCTGCATAGGGGATTCATCTTCGGCGCGCCGGTCGAGCTCTATGTCGTCGAGGACCGGATCGCCAAGCGGGTCGCCTATGACCAGGCGAAATTCGACTATGGCGGTCTGAAGGTCGGCGACAAGCTGCCGGATATCGGCTTTTCCGGCTTCCGCATTCTCGCGCCCCAGGGCGCCGGCGCGCCGGACACGGAGCTGGCGCTGTTCCAGGGCGCGAGCTTCTATCGGGCGCTCGCCCGCGGCCAGACTTTGGGCGTAACCGCCCGCGGCCTCTCCATCCGCACCGCCGATCCGCGCGGCGAGGAGTTCCCGGTCTTCCGCAGCTTCTGGATCGAGAAGCCGACGCTCGCCGGCAACGCCCTCGTTATTCACGCTCTGCTCGACTCGCAGAGCGTCACGGGGGCCTATCTGTTCACGCTGCGGCCGGGCGAGGCGACGATCATCGACGCGGAATTCACGCTGTTCCCGCGCGTCGCCATCGATCATCTGGGGCTCGGCGGCGCGGCGGCGGCCTCTCTGTTCACGCCGCTCGACCATCGCCGCTCGGATGATCCGCGTCCCTTCGTCGCCGAGACCAATGGGCTGCAAATGCTCACCGGCAAGGACGAATGGCTGTGGCGCCCGGTCTCCAACCGCGACACGCTGCAAATCTCGGCCTTTGTCGACTCCAATCCGAAGGGCTTCGGATTTTTGACGCGCGACCGTGACATAGAGACCTATCAGGACGATATACAGCATTGGGAGCTGCGTCCTTCGCTCTGGGTGGAGCCGATCGGCGATTGGGGCGAGGGCTCGGTGCAGCTGGTCGAAATCCCCTCCGAATCGGAGGTGAACGCCAATATCGTGGCCTATTGGCGGCCCAAGCAGCCGCTCGCCGCGGGCAAGGAGGCGACTTTCGCCTATCGGCAGTTCTGGTGCTGGAGCCCGCCGGCGCGTCCGCCTTTCGCGGTCGCCGTCTCGGCTTTCGGCGGCCGCGCGCCTTCGCCGAAACTGCGCCGCTTTATCGTCCAGTTTGCGGGCGACAATCTGGGCGATCCGCAACGTGTCGCCAATCTGCGGCCCGTCTTGACGACATCGCCCGGATCGGCGACGAACATTCGCATCTATCCGAATCCGAAGGCGAAGACATGCCGCGTCGTCTTCGACGTCGATCCCGCCGGCGAGACCTTTTGCGAGCTGCGCCTCGTCCTCCATTCGGGCGACGAGCCGATCAGCGAAACCTGGCTCTATAGATGGACGGTGTAG
- the mdoH gene encoding glucans biosynthesis glucosyltransferase MdoH: MDGVALSLVEPVPPDVAAPPPPVDPAAAPPMPAERRLEMPTQSFWRFKAKERRPRSAPKLWRTPWISRFVTFGGGLALTAYGGYEMYRVIDVGGVTTLKWALLALFVLNFSWIALSFASAVVGFVALLFARRPPPPPQTLAARTAVVMPIYNEAPSRVFGALQAILQDVEATGLGAHFDWFFLSDTTNPDIWIAEERAFAAMRRRLGPQARIYYRRREKNVSRKAGNIADFVTRWGGAYEHMVVLDADSLMAGDAIVRLAAAMEADPDAGIIQTLPLIINRNTLFARVQQFAARIYGPVIAAGLSQWMGRDGNYWGHNAIIRTEAFAHHCGLPDLKGRPPFGGHILSHDFVEAALIRRAGYSVYMMPTLGGSFEESPPSLIDLSIRDRRWCQGNLQHSRILGARGFHWATRQHFLTGIFGYLTSPLWLCQLLVGIALVFQASYFRPEYFTAKFTLFPVWPRFDAERSLALFALTMAILLAPKFFGLILAMIDRETRRGSGGIIMLLISTLFEVLMSALLAPIMMLIQTGHVFHILFGADTGWDPQRRDDGSVPFKAIVRRHRAHMALGVLTLVAGLMISPSLVAWMSPTIAGLILAIGISYITGQRWLGLVFRRAGVLVTPEETTTPKIARKGRALHRLLARVGQDEENCLVAIHGDPELRALHEAWLPARPPRKRGSISADRALAEAKLADAESLEDAVEWLDRSERLVVLGDRALLGMLARLPRRVEKEKEEAAAREDATRLAS; this comes from the coding sequence ATGGACGGTGTAGCTCTCTCTCTCGTCGAACCCGTTCCGCCGGACGTCGCCGCCCCGCCGCCGCCCGTCGATCCCGCCGCCGCGCCGCCCATGCCGGCGGAGCGCCGGCTCGAGATGCCGACGCAATCCTTCTGGCGCTTCAAGGCGAAGGAGCGTCGCCCACGCTCGGCGCCGAAGCTCTGGCGCACGCCCTGGATCTCGCGCTTCGTCACCTTCGGCGGCGGCCTCGCGCTCACCGCCTATGGCGGCTACGAGATGTACCGCGTCATCGACGTCGGCGGCGTCACCACGTTGAAATGGGCGCTGCTCGCGCTCTTCGTGCTGAACTTCTCCTGGATCGCGCTCTCTTTCGCCAGCGCCGTCGTCGGCTTCGTCGCGCTGCTCTTCGCGCGCCGGCCGCCGCCGCCGCCGCAGACGCTCGCGGCGCGCACCGCCGTCGTCATGCCCATCTACAATGAGGCGCCGAGCCGCGTCTTCGGCGCGCTGCAGGCCATATTGCAGGATGTGGAGGCGACGGGCCTCGGCGCGCATTTCGACTGGTTCTTCCTCTCCGACACCACGAACCCCGATATTTGGATCGCCGAGGAGCGCGCCTTCGCCGCCATGCGCCGCAGGCTGGGGCCGCAGGCGCGCATCTATTATCGCCGGCGGGAGAAGAACGTCAGCCGCAAGGCCGGCAATATCGCCGATTTCGTCACCCGCTGGGGCGGCGCCTATGAGCATATGGTGGTGCTCGACGCCGACAGCCTGATGGCCGGCGACGCCATCGTGCGCCTCGCCGCCGCGATGGAGGCCGACCCGGACGCCGGCATCATCCAGACGCTGCCGCTCATCATCAATCGCAACACGCTGTTCGCGCGCGTGCAGCAATTCGCGGCGCGCATCTATGGTCCCGTCATCGCCGCCGGCCTCTCGCAATGGATGGGGCGCGACGGCAATTATTGGGGCCATAACGCCATCATCCGCACAGAGGCTTTCGCGCATCATTGCGGCCTGCCCGATCTCAAGGGCCGTCCGCCCTTCGGCGGGCATATTCTCAGCCATGATTTCGTCGAGGCGGCGCTCATTCGCCGGGCCGGCTACTCTGTCTATATGATGCCGACGCTCGGCGGCTCCTTCGAGGAGAGCCCGCCCTCGCTGATCGATCTCTCCATCCGCGATCGTCGCTGGTGCCAGGGCAATCTGCAGCATTCGCGCATTTTGGGCGCGCGCGGATTCCATTGGGCGACGCGGCAGCATTTCCTCACCGGAATCTTCGGCTATCTCACCTCGCCGCTGTGGCTCTGCCAGCTCCTGGTCGGCATCGCGCTCGTCTTTCAGGCGAGCTATTTCCGGCCCGAATATTTCACCGCCAAATTCACGCTCTTCCCGGTGTGGCCGCGCTTCGATGCGGAGCGCTCGCTGGCGCTGTTCGCGCTCACAATGGCGATATTGCTGGCGCCGAAATTCTTCGGCCTCATTCTCGCGATGATCGATCGCGAGACGCGGCGCGGCTCCGGCGGCATTATCATGCTGCTGATCTCGACTCTGTTCGAGGTGCTGATGTCGGCGCTGCTCGCGCCGATCATGATGCTGATCCAGACCGGCCATGTCTTTCACATTCTCTTCGGCGCCGACACGGGCTGGGACCCGCAGCGGCGCGACGACGGCTCGGTTCCCTTCAAGGCGATCGTGCGCCGTCATCGCGCGCATATGGCGCTCGGCGTGCTCACCCTCGTCGCCGGCCTGATGATCTCGCCCTCGCTCGTCGCCTGGATGTCGCCGACCATCGCCGGCCTCATATTGGCGATCGGCATTTCCTACATCACCGGCCAGCGCTGGCTCGGTCTCGTGTTCCGCCGCGCCGGCGTGCTGGTGACGCCGGAGGAGACGACGACGCCTAAGATCGCGCGCAAGGGACGGGCGTTGCACCGCCTGCTGGCGCGTGTCGGCCAGGACGAGGAGAATTGCCTCGTCGCTATTCATGGCGATCCCGAGCTGCGCGCGCTGCACGAGGCATGGCTGCCGGCGCGCCCGCCGCGCAAGCGCGGCTCCATCTCGGCCGATCGCGCTTTGGCGGAGGCCAAGCTCGCCGACGCCGAATCGCTCGAGGATGCGGTCGAATGGCTCGATCGCAGCGAGCGCCTCGTCGTGCTCGGCGATCGTGCTCTGCTCGGCATGCTGGCGCGTCTGCCGCGCCGGGTCGAGAAGGAGAAAGAAGAAGCCGCGGCGCGAGAGGATGCGACGCGGCTCGCGAGCTGA